One window of Botrimarina mediterranea genomic DNA carries:
- the proB gene encoding glutamate 5-kinase — protein MIDLARQQLAHDADPLVVKVGTRCLTLPDGTLDECQVESIAEQLVRIGAGTTRRVVLVSSGAVGAGIGLLKLPERPTDLPSLQAAAAVGQCHLMESYNRAFQEHGLLAAQVLLTADDINDRRRYLNFRNAIRALFEYGAIPIVNENDTVRTAELSRTVGDNDQLAAMVTNALRAPLLVILTDVDGLYDGDPADESSQVIGMVEAIDESTTGFAVVGTHKSGPVLSKGGMLSKLQAASIATHAGESVILANGRSPNILVDLMAGEPLGTLIPGQGGRLAERKRWIGSAAMPIGALTLDAGAVEAVAERGKSLLPIGIKAITGIFDKGDLVSLIDEAGVEIARGLTNYDSSDLGKIMGQPSEAIADILGRAPYSVAVHRNDLALVRDAEGS, from the coding sequence ATGATCGACCTCGCCCGCCAACAGCTCGCTCACGACGCCGACCCACTGGTTGTAAAGGTTGGTACGCGCTGCCTGACGCTACCGGACGGGACGCTCGACGAGTGCCAAGTCGAGTCGATCGCCGAGCAGCTGGTGAGGATCGGGGCCGGCACCACGCGGCGCGTGGTGCTCGTGAGTAGCGGGGCCGTGGGCGCCGGGATCGGGCTGCTCAAGCTCCCCGAGCGGCCCACCGACCTGCCGAGCCTGCAGGCCGCCGCCGCCGTCGGGCAGTGCCACCTGATGGAGTCTTACAACCGGGCGTTCCAGGAGCACGGCCTGCTGGCGGCCCAGGTGCTGCTGACGGCGGACGACATCAACGACCGCCGGCGTTATCTCAATTTCCGCAACGCGATCCGGGCCTTGTTCGAGTACGGCGCCATCCCGATTGTCAACGAGAACGACACGGTCCGCACCGCCGAGCTGTCGCGCACCGTGGGCGATAACGACCAGCTCGCCGCGATGGTTACGAACGCCCTCCGGGCGCCCCTCCTCGTTATCCTGACCGACGTGGACGGCCTCTACGACGGCGACCCGGCGGACGAGAGCTCGCAAGTCATTGGCATGGTCGAGGCGATCGACGAGTCGACGACGGGCTTTGCCGTGGTGGGGACGCACAAATCGGGACCGGTCCTCTCGAAGGGGGGGATGCTGAGCAAGCTCCAGGCCGCGTCGATCGCCACCCATGCGGGGGAGAGCGTCATTCTGGCCAACGGCCGGAGCCCCAACATCCTGGTGGACCTGATGGCTGGCGAACCGCTAGGGACACTGATCCCTGGGCAGGGCGGGCGGCTGGCGGAGCGGAAGCGCTGGATCGGCTCGGCCGCCATGCCCATCGGCGCCCTGACGCTCGACGCCGGCGCCGTCGAGGCCGTCGCCGAGCGGGGCAAAAGCCTCCTGCCGATCGGCATCAAGGCGATCACGGGCATCTTCGACAAGGGCGATCTCGTCTCGCTGATCGACGAGGCGGGCGTCGAAATCGCCCGTGGGCTGACCAACTACGATTCGTCCGATCTGGGCAAGATCATGGGCCAGCCGAGCGAAGCCATCGCTGATATCCTCGGGCGCGCCCCCTACTCGGTGGCCGTCCACCGCAATGATTTGGCGCTAGTGAGGGACGCAGAGGGGAGCTAG
- a CDS encoding cytochrome P450, producing the protein MSFPTAPVVAPLVGSDCAHPIGGAGSTNEACPITEGCLVEFSRDLMGGLFQLHREHGPIAALRDSQAGQMIVCLFAPEYNQQVLSRADRFHARFFGIRGPKRSSQRRVTCGLLAMNGEQHKRNRRMVKEPFGPKAIAAYRPTIDAIAREESALWRDGVEFDFNQAMIRYNLRVTSRLLFGLDEPTLAYELGEQIAQWVTLNHEIGIGALVSTPEFHAGYEGLLDFAKGLEVNVMRLIRRRKDNPDPTANDVLSILVRSHDGDGGLSDEELVGQCCVLFAAAHMTTAHSFSWTTFLLAQHPEVMQALWEQIHAGTVEEPDASGGLPLLERVIKEAMRVLPASAYSVRMNVEREQLGPLDLPPGTPIVFTPLITHRLESSFPDPTRFAPDRWLSINPSPYAYHPFGGGPRRCIGGPLAMEVLRTSLPIFLRDWRLSVVPGATVSAEVKSTMLNPKHGVPMIAERHTATPPHDGGFKASPVTGNVTELVDLSAANSAPRKPR; encoded by the coding sequence ATGTCCTTCCCCACCGCTCCTGTCGTCGCGCCATTAGTAGGGAGCGACTGCGCCCACCCGATCGGCGGGGCTGGCTCCACGAACGAAGCCTGCCCCATTACCGAGGGGTGCTTGGTCGAGTTCAGTCGCGACCTCATGGGGGGGCTCTTCCAGCTGCACCGCGAGCACGGCCCGATCGCCGCCCTCCGCGACAGCCAGGCGGGGCAGATGATCGTCTGCCTCTTCGCCCCAGAATACAACCAGCAGGTCCTCAGCCGGGCCGACCGGTTCCACGCCCGGTTCTTCGGCATCCGCGGGCCCAAGCGCTCGAGCCAACGCCGCGTCACCTGTGGCCTGCTCGCCATGAACGGCGAACAGCACAAGCGCAACCGGCGGATGGTCAAAGAGCCGTTCGGCCCGAAGGCGATCGCCGCCTACCGCCCGACGATTGACGCGATCGCCCGCGAAGAGTCGGCGCTGTGGCGTGACGGGGTCGAGTTCGACTTCAATCAGGCGATGATCCGCTACAACCTGCGGGTCACGAGCCGGCTGCTGTTCGGCCTCGACGAGCCGACGCTCGCTTACGAACTCGGTGAGCAGATCGCCCAATGGGTGACGCTCAACCACGAGATCGGCATCGGCGCCCTGGTCTCGACGCCCGAGTTCCACGCCGGCTATGAGGGGCTGCTCGACTTCGCCAAGGGGCTCGAGGTCAACGTGATGCGGCTCATCCGCCGCCGCAAGGACAACCCCGACCCAACCGCCAACGACGTGCTGTCGATCCTCGTCCGCTCGCACGACGGCGACGGGGGGCTCAGCGATGAAGAGCTCGTCGGCCAATGCTGCGTGCTGTTCGCCGCCGCCCATATGACGACGGCTCACTCGTTCAGCTGGACGACGTTCCTGCTCGCGCAGCACCCCGAGGTGATGCAGGCTCTGTGGGAACAGATCCACGCCGGGACGGTCGAAGAGCCCGACGCCTCGGGCGGCCTACCGCTGCTGGAGCGCGTCATCAAAGAAGCGATGCGGGTGCTGCCTGCGTCGGCCTACTCGGTGCGGATGAACGTCGAGCGCGAACAGCTCGGCCCGCTCGACCTGCCGCCCGGAACGCCGATCGTCTTCACGCCGCTGATCACGCACCGGCTCGAGTCGTCGTTCCCCGACCCGACGCGCTTCGCCCCCGACCGTTGGCTCTCGATCAACCCGTCGCCCTACGCGTATCACCCGTTCGGCGGTGGTCCGCGGCGTTGCATCGGCGGCCCGCTGGCGATGGAAGTGCTCCGTACGTCATTGCCGATCTTCCTCCGCGACTGGCGCCTTTCGGTCGTCCCCGGCGCGACGGTGTCCGCCGAGGTGAAGTCGACGATGCTCAACCCCAAGCACGGCGTGCCGATGATCGCCGAGCGTCACACGGCGACCCCGCCCCACGACGGCGGCTTTAAAGCGAGCCCCGTGACGGGGAACGTCACGGAGCTCGTCGATCTGTCGGCGGCGAACTCTGCGCCGCGGAAGCCGCGTTGA
- a CDS encoding sensor histidine kinase, which yields MLRSRLFWKLFLGFTLVNLLTGAALVAATWGWQREGARQLVEREVATMAAFLTPAATAWAENPSPETEEAVRSQAAKVGAAIRVRLSDEKQLAIGKTSTGRSDRIQERVNLGPVTKPIGELIVERPDDRLGEVLARLATRYAFFFPFIVLVTLGAGYAVIAHLVSPVQALHKAAIAMASGAYRQRAFVTNRDELGALAGSFNKMSEELGQRLSQLQESDRRQATVLGGMIEGVVAVDDRQRVLFANDAAGRLFDFDPHQVVNRPLLEVVRSHPLHLAVKSAIASRAPQRLEVEWDDRVLSVQVTPLIGEPAGAVIVLHDTTDLRRLENLRRDFVANVSHELKTPLSTIKANAETLLLGAVDDKENRMRFIEGIGVQSERLEALIQDMLTLARIESAQQPFDIAKVNLEKAVESCLHDFKDRAEMKQIDLRAVPPLGIDKVLVRADRNGFRVILSNLVDNAVKYSPDGGAVTVSWAPMTVNGSPMVRIEVADTGGGIPEEKQARVFERFYRVDEARSRDRGGTGLGLSIVKHLTQSFGGDVAVANRAEGGAVFTVTLPAA from the coding sequence ATGCTGCGGAGCCGCCTGTTCTGGAAACTCTTCCTCGGGTTCACCCTGGTGAACCTGCTGACGGGCGCTGCGCTAGTGGCGGCCACCTGGGGCTGGCAGCGTGAGGGCGCTCGGCAACTCGTCGAGCGCGAGGTCGCCACGATGGCCGCGTTTCTCACCCCCGCCGCAACAGCGTGGGCGGAGAATCCGTCACCCGAAACCGAAGAGGCCGTACGGTCACAGGCCGCCAAAGTCGGCGCAGCCATTCGGGTTCGCCTCTCCGACGAGAAGCAGCTGGCGATCGGCAAGACTTCCACCGGGCGGAGCGACCGCATCCAAGAGCGCGTCAATCTCGGCCCCGTGACGAAGCCGATCGGCGAATTGATCGTCGAACGCCCGGACGATCGCCTCGGCGAAGTGCTGGCCCGTCTCGCGACGCGTTACGCGTTCTTTTTTCCGTTCATCGTCTTGGTGACGCTCGGCGCCGGTTACGCCGTCATCGCGCACCTCGTTTCGCCGGTGCAAGCGCTCCACAAAGCGGCGATCGCAATGGCGTCGGGGGCCTATCGGCAACGGGCGTTCGTCACCAACCGTGACGAGCTTGGCGCGTTGGCCGGTTCGTTCAACAAGATGAGCGAAGAGCTCGGCCAGCGGCTCTCGCAGCTCCAGGAGAGCGACCGCCGCCAGGCGACGGTGCTCGGCGGCATGATCGAGGGGGTCGTCGCGGTCGATGACCGCCAGCGTGTCCTGTTCGCCAACGACGCCGCCGGCCGACTGTTCGACTTTGATCCGCACCAGGTCGTGAACCGGCCCCTTTTGGAAGTGGTCCGCAGCCATCCTCTCCACCTGGCGGTGAAGTCGGCGATCGCGTCGCGCGCGCCGCAGCGTCTCGAAGTCGAGTGGGACGACCGCGTCCTCTCCGTGCAAGTGACGCCGCTCATCGGCGAGCCCGCCGGCGCCGTCATCGTGCTCCACGACACGACCGACCTGCGCCGGCTCGAGAACCTGCGTCGCGACTTTGTCGCGAACGTTTCGCACGAGCTCAAGACGCCGCTGAGCACGATCAAGGCCAACGCCGAGACGCTGCTCCTCGGCGCCGTGGACGACAAAGAGAACCGCATGCGTTTCATCGAAGGGATCGGCGTGCAGTCCGAGCGGCTCGAGGCGCTGATCCAGGACATGCTGACGCTCGCCCGCATCGAGTCGGCGCAGCAGCCGTTCGACATCGCCAAAGTCAACCTCGAGAAGGCGGTCGAGTCGTGCCTGCACGACTTCAAGGACCGCGCCGAGATGAAACAGATCGACCTGCGAGCCGTGCCGCCGCTGGGGATCGACAAGGTCCTCGTCCGCGCCGACCGCAACGGCTTCCGGGTGATCCTCAGCAACCTCGTTGACAACGCGGTGAAGTACTCGCCCGATGGCGGCGCGGTGACGGTGAGCTGGGCGCCGATGACGGTCAACGGGTCGCCGATGGTCCGCATCGAGGTCGCCGACACGGGCGGCGGCATCCCCGAAGAGAAGCAGGCCCGCGTCTTCGAGCGCTTCTACCGCGTCGACGAAGCCCGCTCGCGCGACCGCGGCGGCACGGGCCTGGGCCTGTCGATCGTCAAGCACCTGACGCAATCGTTCGGCGGCGACGTCGCGGTGGCGAATCGGGCCGAAGGCGGCGCGGTGTTTACCGTGACATTGCCGGCGGCGTGA
- a CDS encoding S1C family serine protease gives MYSNLLARGRVAGARGGLLAVILPWMLAFGGVIGAAEPVATKPPLAKTVASKAAAEPLSAPLAIPTELAESLRPGPPKTVKQLRMLQDQVRRVVALGRPVTVAIEMNDSVGSGVIISADGLVLTAGHVSIEPNREVSVRFPDGHRVKGRSLGVNHELDCGMVRISVPPPSPDDDSSDSAVTGSLPAWPFLPIATEAPKPGDWVVVLGQPNGFVEGRNPPVRLGRVLSIDDQMINTDATLVGGDSGGPLFNLRGEVVGIHSKIGEQITSNYHVPVTAFRREWQRLNDGRMTGVPDGEDPDDWRPFAGLTLREVNGALVVTQVFPRRSAAEAGLLSGDILLEIDGKQPESLAEVDRTIRNSEPYTRVPVVIDRQGTKIELTLWLGRATTDFPGARLDNEDRR, from the coding sequence ATGTACAGTAATCTCCTAGCCCGTGGTCGTGTCGCCGGCGCGCGGGGTGGGCTTTTGGCGGTAATTCTGCCTTGGATGCTTGCGTTTGGGGGCGTCATCGGCGCCGCCGAGCCGGTTGCCACCAAGCCCCCCCTGGCCAAGACCGTCGCCAGCAAAGCCGCGGCGGAACCGCTGTCGGCCCCGCTCGCCATCCCCACGGAGCTCGCCGAGTCGCTCCGCCCCGGGCCGCCCAAGACCGTCAAACAGCTCCGGATGTTGCAGGACCAAGTCCGCCGGGTGGTCGCCCTCGGCCGGCCGGTGACGGTGGCGATCGAGATGAACGATTCGGTCGGTTCGGGCGTCATCATCTCCGCCGACGGGCTGGTGCTCACCGCGGGACACGTCAGCATCGAACCCAACCGTGAGGTGTCGGTCCGCTTCCCCGACGGCCACCGTGTGAAAGGCCGCTCGCTAGGCGTGAACCACGAACTCGATTGCGGGATGGTGCGGATCAGCGTCCCGCCGCCGTCGCCCGACGATGACTCTTCCGACTCGGCGGTGACCGGCTCGCTCCCCGCTTGGCCCTTCCTGCCGATCGCCACCGAAGCCCCCAAACCGGGCGACTGGGTCGTCGTCCTCGGGCAGCCCAATGGCTTCGTCGAAGGCCGCAACCCGCCGGTCCGCCTGGGACGCGTGCTGTCGATCGACGACCAGATGATTAACACCGACGCCACCCTGGTGGGCGGCGACTCGGGGGGACCGCTGTTCAATCTCCGCGGCGAGGTGGTCGGGATCCACAGCAAGATCGGCGAGCAGATCACCAGTAACTACCACGTCCCCGTCACCGCTTTCCGCCGCGAGTGGCAACGACTCAACGACGGCCGGATGACGGGCGTCCCCGATGGCGAAGACCCCGACGATTGGCGACCCTTCGCCGGACTCACGTTGCGTGAAGTGAACGGCGCACTGGTGGTGACCCAGGTCTTCCCCCGCCGCTCCGCCGCCGAAGCGGGGTTGTTGTCCGGAGACATTCTGCTCGAGATCGATGGCAAGCAACCGGAGAGCCTGGCGGAAGTCGATCGCACGATCCGCAACAGCGAGCCGTATACTCGGGTGCCGGTCGTGATCGATCGGCAAGGGACCAAGATCGAGCTGACGCTATGGCTCGGCCGGGCGACGACCGACTTCCCCGGCGCCCGACTCGACAATGAGGACCGCCGATGA
- the lexA gene encoding transcriptional repressor LexA, producing MSDSPVVSLNSLTARQREVLDFIRDKIESRGYGPTVREIGESFDIASPNGVMCHLKALEKKGLITREANRSRAIQLSPEAQTQTGVPLVGSIAAGNLTEAIEVAERFQFEDWFPAKKSHFALRVKGDSMIEAQIADGDLVICRKARTANKGDIVVAITDEGEATLKYWYPEANRIRLQPANSSMKPIYCRNAQVQGVVTGVVRRL from the coding sequence GTGTCCGACTCTCCCGTTGTCTCGCTCAACTCGCTCACCGCTCGCCAACGGGAGGTGCTCGACTTCATCCGCGACAAGATCGAGAGTCGTGGTTACGGCCCGACGGTCCGCGAAATCGGCGAGTCCTTCGACATTGCTTCGCCCAACGGCGTGATGTGTCACCTCAAGGCGCTTGAGAAGAAGGGCCTCATCACCCGTGAGGCGAACCGCTCCCGTGCAATCCAGCTCTCGCCCGAGGCCCAGACGCAAACCGGCGTCCCGCTGGTGGGCTCGATCGCGGCCGGCAATCTGACCGAAGCCATCGAGGTCGCCGAGCGGTTCCAGTTCGAGGACTGGTTCCCTGCTAAGAAGAGCCACTTCGCCCTGCGAGTGAAGGGCGACTCGATGATTGAGGCCCAGATCGCCGACGGCGACCTCGTCATCTGCCGCAAGGCCCGGACGGCCAACAAGGGCGACATCGTCGTGGCGATCACCGACGAAGGGGAAGCCACGCTCAAGTACTGGTACCCCGAGGCCAATCGCATCCGCCTGCAACCCGCCAACAGCAGCATGAAGCCCATCTACTGCCGCAACGCCCAAGTGCAGGGCGTGGTGACGGGCGTCGTCCGGCGGTTGTGA
- a CDS encoding putative quinol monooxygenase translates to MIHVIATLKVDPARREDFLAAFAELTPLVLAEDGCLEYGAAIDTPTSIPVQAPAGDDAVVVVEKWESVAALEAHLAAPHMDAFRQQTADMTRGVTLLALEPA, encoded by the coding sequence ATGATCCACGTCATCGCCACGCTCAAAGTCGATCCCGCCCGGCGTGAGGATTTCCTCGCCGCGTTCGCCGAGCTGACGCCGCTGGTGCTCGCCGAGGACGGCTGCCTCGAGTACGGCGCCGCGATCGATACGCCGACGTCGATCCCCGTGCAGGCGCCGGCGGGAGACGACGCGGTCGTTGTCGTGGAAAAGTGGGAAAGCGTCGCCGCCCTGGAGGCCCACCTCGCCGCCCCGCACATGGACGCGTTCCGTCAGCAGACCGCGGACATGACGCGCGGCGTGACGCTGCTGGCGCTGGAGCCCGCCTGA
- a CDS encoding S1C family serine protease: protein MTNGRFDHRWLTLVLLAIGATLQAPALHAQTPLAEAPATEPPTAEAAPAEAPEQDVVSESIQSLFNSLWVPQSRYTNGPHLRAVFRPVVAEVREATVEVRVGKRRIAYGGIVGPDGWVVTKASLIQGEVQCRLRDGREFDAAIVGVDIATDLAMLKLDAKNLPTLNLGSQPTVEKTQTVAIRPATPASVAAQPASSTENSGDLQAGDWLATVGLSRDPIAVGVVSVLPREIDKSPGFLGVQIDLNYVPTEDGVIGVRIETVTDGGGAQQAGIQPGDFITAVGRTPTTSPQGLKEAIGDRNPGDRVELTVQRGDERLEIVATLHGWAPNPAEQRAHYQNHLGGDLSERRFGFPTALQHDTVLSPNECGGPVVDLDGRVVAFNIARAGRTESYALPVSLVRSRLLDLMSGRLAPVGL from the coding sequence ATGACGAACGGACGATTCGATCACCGCTGGCTAACGCTGGTGCTTCTGGCCATCGGCGCGACGCTCCAGGCCCCGGCGCTCCACGCCCAGACTCCCTTGGCCGAGGCGCCCGCGACCGAGCCCCCAACGGCGGAAGCGGCGCCCGCGGAGGCGCCAGAGCAAGACGTCGTTAGCGAGTCGATCCAGTCGCTGTTCAACAGCCTCTGGGTGCCGCAGTCGCGTTACACCAATGGGCCCCACCTGCGCGCCGTGTTCCGCCCGGTGGTCGCCGAGGTCCGCGAAGCGACCGTCGAGGTGCGGGTCGGCAAGCGGCGGATCGCTTACGGCGGGATCGTCGGACCCGACGGCTGGGTCGTCACCAAGGCGAGCCTCATCCAGGGCGAGGTCCAATGCCGTCTGCGTGACGGTCGCGAGTTCGACGCGGCGATCGTTGGCGTCGATATCGCTACCGATCTGGCGATGCTCAAGCTTGACGCCAAGAACCTGCCCACGCTCAACCTCGGGAGTCAGCCGACCGTCGAGAAGACCCAGACGGTCGCGATCAGGCCCGCGACCCCAGCGTCGGTTGCGGCTCAGCCGGCGTCTTCGACGGAAAACAGCGGCGACCTCCAGGCGGGCGACTGGCTGGCGACAGTGGGGCTGAGCCGCGACCCGATCGCGGTGGGCGTTGTCAGCGTCCTCCCGCGTGAGATCGACAAGAGTCCCGGCTTCCTTGGCGTGCAGATCGATCTCAACTATGTCCCGACGGAAGACGGCGTCATCGGCGTGCGGATCGAGACCGTTACCGATGGTGGCGGGGCGCAGCAGGCGGGAATCCAACCGGGCGACTTCATCACCGCCGTGGGTCGGACGCCAACGACCTCGCCGCAAGGCCTCAAGGAAGCGATCGGCGATCGCAACCCGGGCGACCGCGTCGAACTCACCGTTCAGCGCGGCGACGAGAGGCTCGAGATCGTCGCGACCCTCCACGGTTGGGCGCCCAACCCCGCCGAGCAACGGGCCCACTACCAGAATCATCTCGGCGGCGATCTCAGCGAACGCCGCTTCGGTTTCCCAACCGCACTGCAGCACGACACGGTGCTCTCGCCAAATGAATGCGGTGGCCCGGTGGTGGACCTCGACGGGCGCGTGGTCGCCTTCAACATCGCCCGTGCGGGGCGCACGGAGAGCTACGCTCTGCCCGTGTCGTTGGTGCGGTCGCGGCTCTTGGACCTGATGTCGGGCCGTCTGGCGCCCGTCGGTCTGTAA
- a CDS encoding outer membrane protein assembly factor BamB family protein produces MRFCRTLTLLLVAVLPALDETAWADWPHWRGPKTNGVADVKGLPTTWSPDEHVRWRTPLPGPAGSTPILVGDMLYLTTPDGTELLLMALDAKTGDELWRRTVTTGEASFRGDEGNLASPSPATDGKLVVTAMGDGVLACYTTEGEPVWRLSLSERLTPLDIQFGYASSPIVHEGKVLVQWLHGDGDAETEEARVAAFDLATGETLWSVKRLTGAKLECEHSYASPILAGAGNDAVFVTHGGDATVAYDPQTGAERWRQMGFNPPGTYHATLRFVASPAWGEGPDGGEGIVVIPTAKQSAVAAVKLGGEGDLTGTENEAWRLDKGTPDVPSPIVADGLVYLCGENGNLTCFDAATGKRIYRERTVSDRYRASPLLADGKLYLTSRRGIVTVARAGRDFEQLAQNELGEEMSASPVPGDGVLYLRTFEALYAIGE; encoded by the coding sequence ATGCGGTTTTGTCGGACACTCACGCTGCTGCTTGTCGCCGTCTTGCCGGCGCTGGATGAAACGGCGTGGGCCGACTGGCCGCACTGGCGGGGGCCGAAGACCAACGGCGTCGCCGACGTGAAAGGCCTGCCGACGACGTGGTCGCCCGACGAGCACGTCCGCTGGCGGACGCCGCTGCCGGGGCCGGCGGGTTCGACGCCGATCCTCGTCGGCGACATGCTGTACCTGACGACGCCCGACGGCACGGAGTTGCTGCTCATGGCGCTGGACGCCAAGACCGGCGACGAGCTATGGCGCCGCACCGTGACGACGGGCGAAGCTTCGTTCCGCGGCGACGAGGGGAACCTCGCCTCGCCGTCGCCCGCGACCGACGGCAAGCTCGTCGTCACCGCGATGGGAGATGGCGTGCTTGCCTGCTACACGACGGAGGGCGAGCCCGTCTGGCGTCTGTCGCTGAGCGAACGCCTGACGCCGCTCGACATCCAGTTCGGCTACGCCTCGTCGCCGATCGTGCATGAGGGCAAGGTCCTCGTGCAGTGGCTCCACGGCGACGGCGACGCCGAGACCGAGGAGGCCCGCGTAGCGGCGTTCGACTTGGCGACGGGCGAGACGCTGTGGTCCGTCAAGCGATTGACCGGCGCGAAGCTCGAGTGCGAGCACTCGTACGCGTCGCCGATCCTCGCCGGCGCAGGGAACGACGCCGTGTTCGTCACCCACGGCGGCGACGCGACCGTCGCTTACGACCCGCAAACCGGGGCCGAGCGTTGGCGGCAGATGGGCTTCAACCCGCCGGGCACGTACCACGCTACGCTACGCTTCGTCGCGTCGCCCGCTTGGGGCGAGGGCCCCGACGGAGGAGAAGGAATCGTGGTGATTCCAACCGCCAAGCAGAGCGCCGTCGCGGCGGTGAAGCTCGGCGGCGAAGGGGACCTCACCGGGACCGAGAACGAGGCGTGGCGGCTCGACAAAGGGACGCCCGACGTCCCCTCGCCGATCGTCGCCGATGGCTTGGTCTATCTGTGCGGCGAGAACGGCAACCTCACCTGCTTCGACGCGGCGACCGGCAAGCGGATCTACCGCGAGCGCACGGTCAGCGACCGTTACCGCGCGTCGCCGCTGCTGGCCGATGGCAAGCTCTACCTTACCAGCCGTCGCGGCATCGTGACGGTTGCTCGCGCCGGCCGCGACTTCGAGCAACTCGCCCAAAACGAACTGGGCGAAGAGATGTCCGCGTCCCCCGTGCCGGGCGACGGCGTGCTCTACCTACGGACGTTCGAGGCGCTGTACGCGATCGGCGAGTGA
- a CDS encoding GNAT family N-acetyltransferase, whose protein sequence is MFATTLTTERLVLRPPCVEDAGAIFERYASDSVVTRYLSWRTHQSVEETRAFLNQITNPPIDNHDRQWVIGFEGDSLPCGMITVFGSGQLVGLGYVLQRSLWGRGVMPEALRAVAAEVWRDERTWRLQALAHVDNVGSQRVMEKCGLRREGVLRRQLVMPQISDEPQDCALYAQVRDDFNAR, encoded by the coding sequence ATGTTCGCCACAACGCTTACAACCGAACGCCTTGTCTTGCGACCTCCGTGCGTCGAGGACGCCGGCGCCATCTTCGAGCGCTACGCCAGCGACTCGGTGGTCACCCGGTATCTCTCTTGGCGGACGCACCAGTCGGTCGAAGAGACTCGCGCGTTCTTGAACCAGATCACGAATCCACCCATCGACAACCACGATCGACAGTGGGTAATCGGCTTCGAAGGCGATTCGCTCCCCTGCGGCATGATCACGGTCTTCGGATCGGGCCAGCTCGTCGGGCTCGGCTACGTGCTCCAGCGTTCACTGTGGGGACGCGGCGTGATGCCCGAGGCGTTGCGAGCGGTTGCCGCGGAGGTGTGGCGTGACGAACGGACGTGGCGCCTGCAAGCGCTCGCCCACGTCGATAACGTCGGCTCGCAACGCGTCATGGAGAAGTGCGGCCTGCGGCGCGAAGGCGTCTTGCGCCGGCAGTTGGTCATGCCGCAGATTAGCGACGAGCCGCAGGACTGTGCGCTGTATGCGCAGGTGAGAGATGACTTCAACGCGCGATGA